The Acidobacteriota bacterium genome has a segment encoding these proteins:
- a CDS encoding ATP-binding protein: MAVVRKSTCCFRAARKRATIVRSLRSTAKNAPASSTSALMRPALRCPSRDRPPPGPALRELLRRIRLPIRRGTHAARRHGASWRRPPPATTRARRHPPERPAESRLQAWPRTRRSSCPPSRLDTTMVCPYPGILACRGQCIGFRFHSKQRRHPSEQNFYVYTNNVLLHNNVVRFIDRADEMRRLDAALVQPGAFAVIWGRRRVGKTRLLIEWSQRHGGLYAAADASAPAVQRRYLAAAVEHRFPGFADVEYPDWRSFLSRLVTDAKATGWRGPFVLDELPYLLAADPTLAGVLQGWVDTTPGRPTLVVSGSSQRMMHGAILSAGAPLYGRAREAFAVRPLRPGYLADVFSGAGGRDLLALYAAWGGMPRYWELAEPFGLDLERAVDTLVLDPAGPLHLEPDRLLLEEVPPATALRPLLDVIGAGAHRVSEIAGRLGCPASSLARPLAALTEMGLVRRETPFGSDPRAGKRSLYRIDDPFLRMWFRAVAPARTVLAQAPRETRLAYWRRHRSALEAQAWEELCRMAVPFLHRSASLLADLGPWEPAQRYWRRNEPEHDVVARSVDGRRLLIGEAKSTSRPVSPASLRFHPRVPATAGVGDLEIVAVAFAPLGTTGPAVESGVHVVDARTIFDVLR; the protein is encoded by the coding sequence ATGGCGGTCGTCCGCAAGTCGACATGCTGCTTCCGAGCTGCCCGCAAACGGGCAACTATCGTTCGGTCGTTGCGTTCCACCGCCAAGAACGCACCGGCGTCGAGCACCAGCGCGCTCATGCGTCCGGCTCTCCGGTGCCCAAGCCGAGATCGGCCTCCGCCTGGGCCAGCTCTTCGGGAGTTACTGCGCCGAATTCGGCTTCCCATTCGTCGAGGAACTCACGCAGCGCGTCGGCACGGAGCTTCCTGGCGGCGGCCTCCGCCAGCCACGACGAGAGCCCGACGCCACCCTCCCGAGCGGCCCGCCGAATCTCGTCTCCAAGCGTGGCCTCGAACGAGACGCTCATCTTGTCCACCTTCACGACTCGATACTACCATGGTATGCCCATACCCGGGTATTCTCGCGTGTCGGGGCCAGTGCATCGGGTTCCGCTTCCATTCGAAGCAGCGACGGCACCCTTCGGAACAGAATTTTTATGTGTATACGAATAATGTCTTGCTACATAATAATGTCGTGCGCTTCATCGACCGCGCCGACGAGATGCGCCGGCTCGACGCCGCGCTGGTCCAGCCGGGCGCCTTCGCCGTCATCTGGGGGCGTCGCCGGGTGGGCAAGACGCGTCTGCTCATCGAGTGGTCGCAGCGTCATGGCGGCCTGTACGCGGCGGCCGATGCGTCCGCTCCGGCAGTGCAGCGGCGCTACCTGGCCGCCGCGGTCGAGCACCGGTTTCCGGGATTCGCCGACGTGGAGTATCCGGACTGGCGCTCCTTCCTGTCGCGGCTCGTCACCGATGCGAAAGCCACCGGTTGGCGCGGACCGTTCGTGCTGGACGAGTTGCCCTACCTGCTGGCGGCGGATCCGACCCTGGCCGGCGTCCTGCAGGGGTGGGTCGACACGACGCCGGGACGCCCGACCCTGGTGGTGAGCGGTTCGAGCCAACGCATGATGCACGGCGCGATTCTCTCCGCCGGGGCGCCGCTCTACGGCCGCGCGCGAGAGGCCTTCGCCGTGCGCCCGTTGCGACCGGGATACCTCGCCGACGTGTTCTCGGGCGCCGGAGGGCGCGACCTGCTGGCACTCTACGCCGCCTGGGGCGGGATGCCGCGCTACTGGGAGCTCGCCGAGCCGTTCGGACTCGACCTCGAGCGCGCCGTCGACACGCTGGTGCTCGACCCGGCCGGCCCGTTGCACCTGGAGCCGGACCGGCTGCTCCTGGAGGAGGTGCCGCCGGCCACGGCACTCCGCCCGCTGCTGGACGTGATCGGCGCCGGCGCGCATCGGGTCAGCGAGATAGCGGGTCGTCTCGGCTGTCCGGCCTCCAGTCTGGCGCGGCCGCTGGCGGCGCTCACCGAGATGGGCCTGGTGCGCCGGGAGACGCCGTTCGGCAGCGATCCCCGCGCCGGCAAACGGAGCCTGTATCGGATCGACGACCCGTTTCTGCGGATGTGGTTCCGGGCCGTCGCCCCCGCGCGGACGGTCCTCGCGCAGGCGCCGCGCGAGACGCGGCTGGCGTACTGGCGCCGCCACCGTTCAGCGCTCGAGGCACAGGCCTGGGAGGAGCTCTGCCGCATGGCGGTCCCGTTCCTGCACCGTTCCGCGTCGCTCCTTGCCGATCTCGGTCCCTGGGAGCCAGCGCAACGCTACTGGCGGCGCAACGAGCCGGAGCACGACGTCGTGGCGCGCTCGGTCGACGGCCGGCGCCTGCTCATCGGGGAGGCGAAGTCGACGTCGCGGCCGGTGTCGCCGGCGTCGCTGCGGTTCCATCCGCGTGTGCCGGCGACCGCGGGCGTCGGCGACCTGGAGATCGTCGCCGTGGCGTTCGCGCCGCTGGGGACAACCGGACCGGCCGTCGAGAGCGGCGTGCACGTGGTGGATGCGCGGACGATCTTCGACGTGCTGCGGTGA
- a CDS encoding ATP-binding cassette domain-containing protein, whose translation MSGGGEASVVIDVRLRAGAFTLDLRETIAARTVALFGPSGSGKTTTLDAVAGLRRPDEGVIRIGRHVLFDSRRGVDVPVYERQVGYVPQDLALFPHLDVRRNVLYGARGRAAEGSLRSASARDGGADAGVPDHGGAHASVLELLEIDTLLSRAVDGLSGGERQRVALARALMTEPDLLLLDEPLAALDLGLRDRILPYLERVRDELDTPMIYVSHVADEVRRVADWAIVLEAGRAIRSGAPADVLGDAGGR comes from the coding sequence GTGAGCGGCGGCGGCGAGGCGTCGGTCGTCATCGACGTCCGGCTTCGCGCGGGCGCGTTCACGCTCGATCTGCGCGAGACCATCGCGGCGCGCACCGTCGCGCTGTTCGGGCCGTCCGGGTCCGGCAAGACCACCACGCTGGACGCCGTCGCCGGCCTGCGCCGGCCCGACGAGGGCGTGATCCGGATCGGCCGGCACGTGCTGTTCGATTCCCGGCGCGGCGTCGACGTGCCGGTGTATGAACGGCAGGTCGGCTACGTGCCGCAGGACCTGGCGCTGTTTCCGCATCTCGACGTCCGGCGCAACGTGCTGTACGGCGCCCGCGGCCGGGCGGCGGAGGGCAGCCTGCGGTCAGCGAGCGCCCGGGACGGAGGCGCCGATGCCGGCGTCCCGGATCACGGGGGTGCGCACGCGTCGGTGCTGGAGCTGCTGGAGATCGACACGCTGCTGTCGCGCGCGGTGGACGGCCTCTCCGGCGGGGAGCGGCAGCGCGTCGCCCTGGCGCGGGCCCTGATGACCGAGCCCGACCTGCTGCTGCTGGACGAGCCGCTCGCGGCGCTCGATCTCGGCCTGCGCGACCGGATCCTTCCCTACCTGGAGCGGGTGCGCGACGAGCTCGACACCCCGATGATCTACGTCTCGCACGTGGCCGACGAGGTGCGGCGGGTCGCCGACTGGGCAATCGTGCTGGAGGCCGGCCGCGCCATCCGATCCGGCGCCCCCGCCGACGTGCTCGGGGATGCCGGAGGCCGGTGA
- the modB gene encoding molybdate ABC transporter permease subunit, whose translation MAAVATLVMLPPGVAIAWLLARREFPGRTVLETLVSLPLVVPPVATGLILLKLFGRRGPLGALLEPLGVDIVFTWKAVVVAMAVMGLPLLVRATRAGFEQADRRYEAVAATLGARPWRVFWTISLPLARRGLLAGTVLGFSRAIGEFGATIMLAGALPGARTLSVAIYRNAELGRDAAAMTLIAAAVTIGFAAVYLSNRLGTAT comes from the coding sequence ATGGCGGCGGTCGCCACCCTCGTCATGCTGCCGCCGGGCGTCGCCATCGCGTGGCTGCTCGCGCGGCGCGAGTTTCCCGGCCGGACGGTCCTGGAGACCCTGGTCTCGCTGCCGCTCGTCGTTCCCCCGGTGGCGACCGGCCTGATCCTGTTGAAGCTGTTCGGCCGCCGCGGGCCGCTCGGGGCGTTGCTCGAGCCGCTCGGCGTCGACATCGTCTTCACCTGGAAGGCGGTGGTGGTCGCGATGGCGGTCATGGGACTCCCGCTGCTCGTCCGGGCGACGCGGGCCGGCTTCGAACAGGCGGATCGGCGCTACGAGGCGGTCGCCGCCACCCTCGGCGCCCGACCGTGGCGCGTCTTCTGGACGATCAGCCTCCCGCTCGCGCGTCGCGGGCTGCTGGCCGGCACCGTGCTCGGCTTCTCCCGCGCCATCGGCGAGTTCGGCGCCACGATCATGCTGGCCGGGGCGCTGCCCGGCGCGCGGACGCTGTCGGTCGCCATCTACCGCAACGCCGAGCTCGGCCGCGACGCGGCGGCGATGACGCTGATCGCCGCGGCGGTGACCATCGGCTTCGCGGCCGTCTATCTCTCGAACCGGCTCGGGACCGCGACGTGA
- a CDS encoding type II toxin-antitoxin system VapC family toxin, with amino-acid sequence MSALVLDAGAFLAVERNDRTIVARLRAARKQHVDLRTTAIVLGQVWRDPQGRQTRLARLLRAVDVRPVDEQMGRRAGVLLARAGTSDPIDATVVLVAESGDRILTSDPSDIQHLVAASGTRVATISC; translated from the coding sequence ATGAGCGCGCTGGTGCTCGACGCCGGTGCGTTCTTGGCGGTGGAACGCAACGACCGAACGATAGTTGCCCGTTTGCGGGCAGCTCGGAAGCAGCATGTCGACTTGCGGACGACCGCCATCGTGCTCGGCCAGGTCTGGCGGGACCCCCAAGGACGCCAAACCCGCCTCGCGCGCCTGTTGCGCGCGGTGGATGTCCGTCCCGTGGACGAGCAGATGGGCCGTCGGGCAGGCGTCCTGCTGGCCCGCGCTGGAACCAGCGACCCGATCGACGCAACCGTCGTGCTCGTCGCCGAGAGCGGCGACCGAATCCTCACGAGCGATCCATCCGACATCCAGCACCTGGTGGCCGCTTCCGGCACGCGCGTCGCCACCATTTCGTGCTGA